Below is a genomic region from Capsicum annuum cultivar UCD-10X-F1 unplaced genomic scaffold, UCD10Xv1.1 ctg69253, whole genome shotgun sequence.
GTCTTCTAATTTCTCCTTGATAATAATGATCTCTAGGTTTATAAGTTCTGGgttcatcttgatatttatatTCATCTTGCTCAATTTTTACATTGATATATTCATCTGGTTGTATAATTTCTTCTTCCGatataatttcttcttctttttctgatgtaatttcttcttcagtttcttctctttcaactttgttaatttctaattttaacaATTCTGGTTCTAAATCATCTGGATCTAACCCTTCTTCTTGTTGAATAGtatttactttttcttcttctttttggcgctgtttttccttaatttcatctaattctttcctgatttctttcATCATTTCTAATAGTTGTGATGTTGTATCTtcttctttcctgatttctttcATCATTTCTAATAGTTGTGATGTTGTTTCTTCTTTTATCTGTACTGGTTCTTCTTCTCTAAGAAAAGATGGTATATCTTttgtttctttcatttttccttttttcaactGTTGTTGTTTTTTCCATTCTATAAATTCTTCATATTCTGCATTTTTCTTAGCTTTTAATTCATCCTCATATactttttgtttttgtctttgtaCAAATCT
It encodes:
- the LOC124894078 gene encoding trichohyalin-like, which codes for MISEFEKYLTWERLENFKIHERNSQQKISTILDNTYSINNNLEMIYKEVKKPDPPRHYETIIETPAYERFVQRQKQKVYEDELKAKKNAEYEEFIEWKKQQQLKKGKMKETKDIPSFLREEEPVQIKEDTTSQLLEMMKEIRKELDEIKEKQRQKEEEKVNTIQQEEGLDPDDLEPELLKLEINKVEREETEEEITSEKEEEIISEEEIIQPDEYINVKIEQDEYKYQDEPRTYKPRDHYYQGEIRRQRAYKKPSYRRSEYINNRREQFEPTYKSNLDTTITANGEILSLDCVTPTEAEENKIRIMKIRRNL